A segment of the Corynebacterium resistens DSM 45100 genome:
TGAGGCTTAAAAGCCCAGCTCAGAGACATGGATACCCATTAGGGGGTATTTATTGATAGCCGATTACTAGGTATTCGGAACAATTCTGTCTTCTCGTCCGTTGAGCATGTAGAACTTAATGAAGTTTAAAACCCCTTGTTTTCTACCAAGCCCCTCCAGGAGGAGATCCGCGCAATGAGCAACTCCATGTACGACAGCATGGCGGGCGTCAACGATTCTGATGATCGCGATGGCGGACAGACCGAGGATAAAGGTCGCCGACGGGGCAATAATGAGAATCCGTCCGCTGACTTGGTTCGTGTCTATCTCAATGGCATCGGCAAAACGGCCCTCCTGACTGCAGAGGATGAAGTTGAGCTCTCCCAGCGCATCGAGGTCGGTTTGTATGCAGAGCATCTCCTGAAAAACTCCACGGACCTCACTCGCGCCCGCAAACGCGACCTGAAGATCCTGGCCCGCGAAGGAAAAGCCGCGCGCAGTCACCTCTTAGAGGCCAACCTGCGCCTAGTTGTTTCTTTGGCTAAGCGCTACACCGGTCGCGGCATGCCATTGCTGGATCTCATCCAAGAAGGAAACTTGGGGTTGATCCGCGCCATGGAAAAATTCGACTACACCAAGGGGTTTAAGTTCTCGACGTACGCCACGTGGTGGATTCGCCAAGCAATCACCCGCGGCATGGCGGATCAATCCCGCACCATTCGCTTGCCAGTTCACCTCGTAGAGCAGGTAAACAAGCTTTCTCGCATTAAACGTGAGATGTATCAGCACCTGGGTCGCGAAGCTACCAACGAGGAACTTGCGGAAGAGTCCGGTATCGAAGAATCCAAGATTGAACTACTTCTTAAGCAGTCTCGCGATCCTGTGAGCTTGGATATGCCAGTAGGTTCCGACGAGGAAGCCCCATTGGGAGACTTCATTGAAGATTCGGACGCCACCGATGCGGAAGCTGCTGTGGTTGCTTCCCTTCGCCACTCCGATGTTCGCGCTGTTCTAGGCACCCTCGAAGAGCGTGAGCAGGACGTGATCAAGCTGCGTTATGGGCTCGATGACGGCATGCCTCGTACCTTGGATCAGATTGGACGTCGTTTCGGGCTCTCCCGCGAGCGGGTACGCCAGATTGAACGAGAAGTCATGGCAAAACTGCGTGAAGGGCATCGCGCGGACAAATTGCGCGAGTATGCTGTCTAAAGTTGGCTAGCGATTCGGCTGTTTCTGCAGCTGAACGCTCTACGACCGGGGTGGTTTGATCGGCGATAGACCGATTGGACCACCTTTTACGTGTATCTTGAATAAGTACGTTAACTCTCTAAACTTTCGGAAAGGTGTATCGCACGTGCGAGATTTGGTCGATACCACTGAGATGTATCTGCGCACCATTTACGAACTTGAGGAGGAAGGCATTCCTCCACTGCGCGCTCGCATCTCCGAACGCTTGGGCCAATCTGGACCAACCGTGAGCCAAACTGTCGCGCGCATGGAGCGCGATGGCCTTTTGAGCATCGCACGCGATCGCAGCCTAAAGCTGTCCGCAGAAGGGCGAGAATTGGCGACTGCTGTGATGCGCAAGCACCGCTTGGCTGAACGACTTCTCACCGACGTTATCGGCCTGCCTTGGGAAAAGGTCCACGATGAAGCGTGCCGTTGGGAGCACGTCATGGGCGACGAAGTTGAGCAGCGACTAGTTGAGGTCTTGGCCGAGTACACCACCTCGCCTTTCGGTAATCCTATTCCTGGACTCGACGCCCTCGTGGATCCAAAAGACTCTGACGGAGTGGCACAACTGCGCACCAGCGTACAGGCCCTGAAAGAACGTGAAACTGTCCGTGCCTCTGACATCGACACTGACACGCAAACTCGCGCTATCCTCCTCGCGATTAACGAAATTGTGCAGGTGGAGCACAAGATCATGGCAAAGCTCGCCACGTTCAACATGTCACTGGGCAGCGAGGTGACGCTGCAGACCACAGAAGATGGCAATCTGCTCGTCTCCAACTCCCATGGCAGCGTCACTATCCCCGAAGAGCTCAGCCACGCCTTGCGCGTGCAGATCGTTGACTAGCAACTCAGGCACTAGCAGCTCAGGGGCTGGCAACACGGGAGCTGGCAGCACTAGGGCTGGCAACACTGGGACTAGTAACACGGAGGCTGGCAGAACCGGGGCGGGTAACACTGGGACTAGTAACACGGAAGCTGGCAGCACTGGCGCCATCAAAACAGTGCCTAGCAGGACCGGCACGAAATCCGCTTGACTTGCCCGGCAAGGCCAAACTTCAAACGTCTTGCTACCCAGCTCCTGTGGTTCCTCCGGTTCTTCCTTCCCCTTTTGGCCAATCCCTGTGGGAAACGTCGAACCTACTCATTTGCTCAGCTTGCCCCGCGCTCCTCAGACCGGTTCATTGGGCCCGCCTCAACTTGCTCAAAAGCCCCGGATCGCTTGAGGAATGCAATGTCGAGGATGTCGAGGCAGGCGTCGAAATCATAGAGAAGTTCTTCCACCTTGGCGCCAAGGTCCACGGCCAGATGAAGATCGTCGTGACATGCGGCGAGAACTTGGACCCCGCGATTCAAAGCGAGGTAGAGAAAGTCTCGAGACTTTCCGCGGTGATGAGCACCGATTGCGCTGAGGGTGAGTGCTGCGGTGATGGAGTTTTCCTCCCCTACCGTTTCCAGCTCATTCATCGTTCTCATGAGGGTGGCAAAAGCCAAGGTTCCTTCGTCGTTTCCGCCTAGAACCATGGAGAGGATCGCCATAATCCGCCAGCGGGAGGTTCCTCGGCACCGCCGCGCCGCAGAGGCGAGGAGATCTCGAACGATTGCGGCATGTGCCCCCGCGCCCGCAACAATGAGGGTTGGATGCAGCACATCGCTGAGAGCGATGTAGGCGATCTGCGTCAATAGGTGCACATCGGTACTGGCCTCTTCCAAACTGCGTTCCCCGTCAACGATGTCTGCAACAGCGGTATAAAAGTCAATAACATCTTCCACACCCGCGGAACGCTGCACGCACAGCCCGTGGCCCTCCTCCGCGCATGCGACTACCTTTTGAGCATCGCACCCCAGCATGCATCGGGTCGCCACAAGGTCTAGCGCCTCAGGTTCTTCGTCTAACCAGTGTTCCATCTCCGTGCGGTCACGCATTCTGACGGCGCCAGCGAGGGTCGCGATGTTCTGCACCGGGTTATCGTCAACATCTCCTACATAACCAAACGTATTGGTATTGATCTCCCGCCACCGTGCGCCGGAAACGAGTTGCTTGACAAGAAAATGCCCATTGATTGTCACATTGTGTTCTTCAAGAATTCCTCGAGCCTGAGACAAAGCCCGGCTGCGCTTCTGGCCCGAGGCCCCGATACCTATCAAAACTGCTTCACAATCGCTAAGTTCGGTTGAACCGGTGGAGCGAATCGCTTCGATAAGGGTTTCAACACCTTCCTTTACCGCTTCCCGATGAAAATCAACCCTCACCACTGGGCCGACCGTCATCCGACTTAGTGTTGTACAACTCGAGGGAACAAGGCCAACCACCACCAGAGATTGTTCGGGCACGAACCCAAGAAGTGCTGGCAATGTGGCAAGCAAAGCTCCTGGATCCGAGCCCAGATTGATGGGTTCCCTCCCGGGAGTTTCGCCCAACGCACTGTCCTGCTCGAAGTGGGGAATATTTTCTTTGTCTCTGCGGTTGTTGAGGTTGTCTGCAAACTGCTCGAATGTGGTCATGGCTGCATTGTCGAGCAAAGAATTGCAACGGCCTTCATTTTGAGAAGGTTTTCACCGCATATCCCCTGCAGCCTGTGGACGGGTAGCGGGCTGTGGAAAACTTTCTTGAACTCAGTTGGGCACGCATAAAATAGCAGCTAGAGCCGAGTTGGTAGGCTGTAGCAAAGGTGTCTCGTGTGAAGGGAGTACTACACGATGCCAGAGAACTTTTCGCAACCTAATGGCCAGCACAGCCCGTTGTACGATTTGGCGTACCCAAATCCGCTAACGGGTCACACACCAGCGTTAGAGCCCTCGGTTACCAACCACTCCGAAAGTGCTCCGCAGGCCGACACTTCCGATTCTGCCACCCCCACGATGCCGATGATGGTGGCTCTGCAGGGATACGCCGATGCAGGTCAAGCTGTACATAATGCTGGAATACACATTCTGCAGGCACTAGAGAACCAGCCAGTTGCCAAGTTCCGGGTGGACGACCTGATGGATTACCGTTCTCGGCGCCCGGGTGTCACTATGGATCATTCCCGGGTGGTAGATCGCGAAGAGTTGACACTATCGCTCGATGTCGTCACAGACACTAACGGGCAACAGTTTTTGCTCTTGAGTGGGCCTGAACCCGATTTGAAGTGGGGCGCGTTCTCGGACGCCGTATTGGAGCTTGCTCGAAAGTTCAACGTGGATCGCGTAGTAACTCTTTATGCAGCCCCCATGACGGTGCCACACACGCGACCATTGGTCATTGCTGCCCACTCCACAAACCACCAGCTCACAACGGACTACCACACGTGGGACTCTCGCATGATTGTACCCGGAGCAGCGGCCTTGGAAACCGAACTCAAACTCTCCCGTCATGGGTTTGAAACTGTTGGATTTACGGCTCACGTCCCTCATTACATCGCAGCGAGCGACTACCCAGAGGCCACGCACAATCTGCTGCAAGCTGTGGGAGATGTGACGGGCCGAAGGTTGCCTCTTTCTGCTTTGGAGGCTGATATTGCCCGGGTGCAGAATCAATTGGCTGAGCAGGTAGAGGAATCTGCAGAAATCGGAGCCGTGGTACAGGCTCTCGAACA
Coding sequences within it:
- a CDS encoding sigma-70 family RNA polymerase sigma factor, whose amino-acid sequence is MSNSMYDSMAGVNDSDDRDGGQTEDKGRRRGNNENPSADLVRVYLNGIGKTALLTAEDEVELSQRIEVGLYAEHLLKNSTDLTRARKRDLKILAREGKAARSHLLEANLRLVVSLAKRYTGRGMPLLDLIQEGNLGLIRAMEKFDYTKGFKFSTYATWWIRQAITRGMADQSRTIRLPVHLVEQVNKLSRIKREMYQHLGREATNEELAEESGIEESKIELLLKQSRDPVSLDMPVGSDEEAPLGDFIEDSDATDAEAAVVASLRHSDVRAVLGTLEEREQDVIKLRYGLDDGMPRTLDQIGRRFGLSRERVRQIEREVMAKLREGHRADKLREYAV
- a CDS encoding metal-dependent transcriptional regulator; protein product: MRDLVDTTEMYLRTIYELEEEGIPPLRARISERLGQSGPTVSQTVARMERDGLLSIARDRSLKLSAEGRELATAVMRKHRLAERLLTDVIGLPWEKVHDEACRWEHVMGDEVEQRLVEVLAEYTTSPFGNPIPGLDALVDPKDSDGVAQLRTSVQALKERETVRASDIDTDTQTRAILLAINEIVQVEHKIMAKLATFNMSLGSEVTLQTTEDGNLLVSNSHGSVTIPEELSHALRVQIVD
- a CDS encoding DUF4192 family protein, translated to MTTFEQFADNLNNRRDKENIPHFEQDSALGETPGREPINLGSDPGALLATLPALLGFVPEQSLVVVGLVPSSCTTLSRMTVGPVVRVDFHREAVKEGVETLIEAIRSTGSTELSDCEAVLIGIGASGQKRSRALSQARGILEEHNVTINGHFLVKQLVSGARWREINTNTFGYVGDVDDNPVQNIATLAGAVRMRDRTEMEHWLDEEPEALDLVATRCMLGCDAQKVVACAEEGHGLCVQRSAGVEDVIDFYTAVADIVDGERSLEEASTDVHLLTQIAYIALSDVLHPTLIVAGAGAHAAIVRDLLASAARRCRGTSRWRIMAILSMVLGGNDEGTLAFATLMRTMNELETVGEENSITAALTLSAIGAHHRGKSRDFLYLALNRGVQVLAACHDDLHLAVDLGAKVEELLYDFDACLDILDIAFLKRSGAFEQVEAGPMNRSEERGAS
- a CDS encoding PAC2 family protein; this translates as MPENFSQPNGQHSPLYDLAYPNPLTGHTPALEPSVTNHSESAPQADTSDSATPTMPMMVALQGYADAGQAVHNAGIHILQALENQPVAKFRVDDLMDYRSRRPGVTMDHSRVVDREELTLSLDVVTDTNGQQFLLLSGPEPDLKWGAFSDAVLELARKFNVDRVVTLYAAPMTVPHTRPLVIAAHSTNHQLTTDYHTWDSRMIVPGAAALETELKLSRHGFETVGFTAHVPHYIAASDYPEATHNLLQAVGDVTGRRLPLSALEADIARVQNQLAEQVEESAEIGAVVQALEQQYDANAERVRRRKENTLLRPGQTMPTGEEIGAELEAFLANVARGDAEVPHEANSMEDTGQHESTGGSHEESGSDERRDDGDADSSKR